GATGGGATTTATGGTGTATTGGCTGGAATGGAAGTTTTACAGCGTTTAGCAGAAGAGCAGGTAACAACTTACCATCCCTTAGAACTCATCGTATGGATGAATGAAGAAGGCGCACGATTTACTCCAGCGATGATGGGATCTGCTGTATTTACAGGCACTTTGGCAAAGCAAGTAGCGTATGAAAATAAAGATAAGCAGGATATTTCTGTCTATTCTGAATTAGTGCGTACTGGTCAGCTCGGAGATTTATCTTTAGCACGCCCGTTTCAAGGCTACTATGAAGTTCATATAGAACAAGGTCCTGTATTAGAGACAAACCAAGTTGCTATTGGAGTTGTCACGGGTGGGCAAGCAATTCTTTGGTTAGATATTCAAACCAAAGGTAAAGCGGCTCATGCGGGCACTACACCTATGAATGTTCGTAAAGATACGATGGTCGGTGTTGCAACTATGATCGCTACACTTGAACAACTCATTTTAGAAAAATTTCCTGAAGGTTTAATTACTTTTGGTGAATTACAAGTACAAAATTCTTCACGCAATACTATTCCTGCCGAAATAAATTGGACAATTGATTTACGTCATCCTAATGATGCTTTATTAGCAGAAATGGAAACTGAAGTTCGAAAAACTTTGCAATTAATAGCATCAGAAAAATCTTTAGAAATATCGATTTCTCAGCATTGGTTAAGTCCAGCTACTTATTTCGATGAAGCTTGTGTTGAAACAGTACAAACAGCCGTTGATAAATTGGGTTATTCAAATCAACAAATCGTAAGTGGTGCAGGGCACGACGCTATTAATCTTGCTAAGCATTGTCCAACTACCATGATTTTTATCCCTTGTATTGACGGATTAAGTCATAACGAAGCTGAAGATATTTATTTACAAGACGCCGCACAAGGTGCCGATGTTTTACTCAATGCAATTTTGAATTATGACGCTATGCAAGCGCAAAAAAATATTAAACAACATTCATTAGCCGTTTAAAAAATTAATTAACTGAAAAAAATACAAGCTTCCGGAGCGGAGTATTGTAATAAATGAGGATGGAAATAGTATGAACTCTAAAATTGCTGTAAACGCTGAGATTCAAGATATTTGGCAAAAAGATAAAGATCATGTAATTCACCCTTGGACAGATTTTACGACTTTTAAAGACGAAGGGTCGTTGATCATGTCTAAAGGTGAAAATGTATATGTTTACGATGCCCAAGGTAATAAATATTTAGATGGCATTGGTGGTCTATGGTGCGTGAATGTTGGATATGGGCGTAAAGAAATTGCAGAGGCGGTTGCAGAACAGATCATGCAATTACCTTATTTTTCACCTTTTGGCCATCAAACAACTGCACCTGCAGCAAGATTGGCAGCTAAATTGGCAGAGCTCGCACCAGGAAATCTGAATCATGTATTTTTTGGCTGTGGTGGTTCTGTAGCAAACGATACAGCTGTACGTTTAATTCATCATTATTTTCATCAAATTGGTAAACCGAGCAAGAAAAAACTCATATCACGTAAAGATGCATACCATGGTAGTACCTATATCAGTATGACACTAACCGGAATTGAAGCCGATCATATTGGTTTTGAGATTCACAATGAGTTAGTTCATCATATTTCTTGCCCAAATCCTTACCGTAAGCCAGCTTCTCAATCAATGGAAGATTTCTGTAATGAGAAGGTTCAAGAACTAGAAGATACAATCTTGAAGCTTGGTCCAGATAATGTTGCGGCTTTCTTTGCAGAACCAATTATGGGAGCAGGCGGCGTCATTGTTCCACCAGAAGGATATCATGCTAAAACCCTAGCAGTTTGTAAGAAATACAATGTTTTATATGTTTCTGATGAAGTCGTAACAGCCTTTGGCCGATTAGGACATATGTTTGCATCTGAAGCTGTCTTTGGCATTGTGCCCGACATTATTACTTGTGCTAAGGGGTTGTCTTCAGGATATTTACCTTTAGGGGCAACAATTATTTCAGACGAAATTTATGAAGCTATTAGTAAACCACATCATAACGGCGGTTTATTAACGCATGGATTTACTTATTCTGGACATCCTGTTAGCTGTGTAGCTGCACTAAAAAATATTGAAATCATTGAAAAAGAAAATATTTGTGCGCATGTACAAGAAATGGGCGTCTATTTTGAAGAACAATTAAAAACTCTTTCTGATTTAGAAATAGTAGGCGAGGTACGCGGCAAAAAATTCATGATGTGTATTGAAAACCTACGTAATAAAGAAACGAAAGAGCTTTTTGATGGCGCCGTAGGAGTGGGTAAGCGTATTGCTAACCACTGTCAAAAACTTGGTCTTATTGTACGACCAGTTGGACATATGAATGTTTTATCTCCACCTTTAATTCTAACTAAAGAAAATGTCGATTTTGCTGTAACGACTTTAAGACAAGCAATTCTGAACACGATTCAGGAGCTTAAGGCTGAAGGCCATCTCTAAATTTTAGAGTTCACACCCCTATTACTTTTAACGTCAACCTGGTCTTATTTGGCCGGGTTGATCAGACCTGCATAAAAGTAATTAAGGCCCTATGAAAATAAGTCAAAGTAGTTAAGAAAAGGCGATCATTAAATGAATAATTATATTAATGGAAAATGGAAATCCACTACTGGTAAATCACAAGTTGTAATTATTAATCCGCGTACTGAAGAGGTGCTGGACTCTTATATTACAGCGTCTGTAGAAGATGTAGATGCCGCAGTAATGGCCGCGCATCAGGCGCTCACTTCGTGGAGCAATACTGAACCCGACGAAAGAGCCAGCTGGTTAAATAAAATTGCAGATGTACTTGAATCTTCAAGAGAAGTTTTAATCGAACTTTCTCATGCGAATAATGGTAAATCACGTAATCAAGCTAAAGTTGATGTCGATAATAGTATTAAATGCTATCGCTACTATGCCGATCTGGTCAAAAAATTTGCTTTTAGCAAAATTACAGATTGTGAAGATGGAGTGGAATTAACACACCATCAAAGCCCTGTCGGCGTGGTTGCACTTATTACGCCTTGGAATTTTCCTTTAATCACGAGTGCATGGAAAATCGCACCCGCACTTGCAGCGGGTTGCTGTATCGTTTTTAAGCCGTCTGAACTTGTACCTCTTCCTGAAGTTGAATTTACGAAGCTGCTTGATCAAATTAATTTTCCAGCAGGAGTATTTAATTTGATATTAGGAGACGCCGTTGCTGCTCAACATTTAGTGGCTCATAAAGACGTGCAAAAAGTCTCATTTACAGGCAGTACTGAAATTGGCATACAAGTCATGCAAGAGGCTGCTAACTCTGTGAAGCGAGTGACTTTAGAGTTAGGCGGAAAATCTCCGATTTTAATTATGGCTGATGCAGATTTGGATGATGCTGTAGAGAAGGCAGTTTCTGGAATGTTTTATAACTGCGGACAAATGTGCTCAGCAACGTCACGGTTATTAGTACATGAATCTATAGCTGAGTCTTTCTATGAAAAACTAAAAAAGTCAGTTGAGTCAATCATTATCGGTCAAGAGCAGGTAGATGACTTTACTATTGGTCCTATTACGACAAAAAAACAATTTAATAAAGTTCATGAATATTTAGAGATTGCCCAACAAGAACAATTAAATTCGCTTGTTGATTTAACAAAAATTTCATTACCAGAACAGGGCTTCTTTATAAAACCCCATGTTTTTGTTGATGTTCCTACCACAAGTCGACTCTGGAGAGAGGAAATTTTTGGCCCGGTTTTATGCTGCCGAACATTTAAAAATGAAGAGGAAGCAATTGCTTTAGCAAATGATTCTGAGTTTGGTCTCGCTGCAACAATTATGACGGGTTCAGTTTTACAAGGTAAACAAATCGCGAAAAGGCTTCGTTCGGGACATATCTGGATTAATTCATTCCAGATGATTCAACCTGGTTCCTTATGGGGTGGCTTTAAAAAAAGCGGTCTTGGCCGTGAGCTCGGTGAGTCAGGTATACGAAGTTATCTTGAAGAAAATGTAATCACTATCTAATAGCTCTTACATAACTATTGAAATAAGAAAGGGACGTCATTTTTCAATCTAGGCTCTGTTGAGTTAAGGAATTGACGCACTGAAAAAAGTGCTTGCATAGATGCAGGAGAAATAAGCATGGAAGGCGAAAAAAATCGCAAAGGGCTGACCTTATGGCAAGTTGTTGTCATTGGGGTCGCTTATATGGCGCCAGCTACCGTATTTGATACTTTTGGAATTATCTCTCAGGTCACACAAGGTCGAGTACCACTAGCCTATGTAATGGCGCTATTTGCTATGTTGCTGACAGCTTTTAGCTATGCTCGATTTAGCAAACAGTCGCCAAAATCAGGTTCTGCCTATACCTATACCACAGAAACTTGCGGTAAAACGGCAGGCTTTTTTGTGGGATGGTGTTCATTAATTGATTATTTACTCATACCACTGGTAAATGTTTTATTAGCCTCTTTTTATTTACATGCCTTAATGCCAGACGTTTCATATACCGTTTGGGTCATCATTATGGTGAGTATAATTACCCTAATAAATAGCTTTCATATCAATATCTTGGCGAACTTTAGTTCAATATTAATTACTGCCACGATAGCAATGATGATGATATTTATTATTCTTGTGGTGACGGGCATAGGTAATTCACAAGGTTATAGCAATTTATTAACCATGCGCCCCCTTTTAAATGGAAATACAGAATACTTAACCTTACTCACGGGCATATCTTTAGTATGTTTTTCTTATTTAGGTTTTGATGCTGTTTCTACACTCGCACATGAAAGCCAAGATCCTACGAAAACCATACCCAAAGCAATTATGCTAACCACATTGTTGGGCGGGGCAATCTTTATCACCGTATCGTGGTTTGTACAGTTATCTTTTCCATCACTTGATCAGTTTAAAAATCCTAATGAAGCATTGCCAGAAATTGCACTCTATGTAGGTGGCGCGTTATTTCAATCTATTTTGTTAACAGTTCAGATTATGAATGCCTTTGCTTCTGGTCTAGCGTCCCATGCAAGTGCGTCAAGATTGCTATATATCATGGGTCGTGACGGTGTCTTTCATAAAAAAATATTTGGTTCAATAAACTCCAAATTAGGAACGCCTCTCTACTCTATCTTTTTCGTAGGCTTAATTTCATTACTCGCTATTTTTGTTGATTTAGCAATGGTGGTTAGCCTTGTCAGTTTTGGAGCTTTGATCGCTTTTACAATGGTGAATTTCTCTGTATTTATGAAATTTTACGTCATTCTTAAACAGCGTAATGGCTTTAAAAATATTTTTCTTAATTTACTTTTACCACTGGCTTCTGGAGTAGTCCTTTTAGGTTTATGGATACACCTAGAAAAATCAGCTCTTGTCTTTGGTGGTATATGGCTTCTATCAGGAGGTTTGTTATTGCTGTACAGGAAAATTAAAAAACAGCCTGCCTCGCTAAATATAGCGACTCAAGAATTAGGAAAATAATACTCAACGTAAAAAATGAATGAATTAGGGAAACATTTAAACATGAGTCTTTTAGAAGTAGTTGCAAATAGAGATAGTCATATGGAACACACTATAAAATCACCTAAGCAAGAAGGTTTTGTTATGCCGGGTGAATGGGCACCTCAAGAGGCGGTCTGGATGATTTGGCCTTATCGTACAGATAATTGGCGTGCGAATGGTCGACCTGCTCAACAGGCATTTGCGCAGGTTGCCGCAGCGATTTCCCAAACAACTCCAGTATTTATGGCTGTACCCAAAGCGGAAATGACTAATGCTCAACAAGTTATGCCTGAAAATATTACTTTAGTAGAAATGGAAAGTGATGATGCTTGGATGAGAGACACAGGCCCAAGTATTGTAAAAAATAATAAGGGTGAACGAATCGGAATTGACTGGGTATTTAATGCATGGGGAGGGGAAAAGGGCGGTTTATATTTCCCGTGGGACCAAGACCAGCTCATTGCCAAAAAAGTTTCAAAGTTTCATGATATTAAAACTTATTCAACCCCTCTTATTTTAGAAGGTGGTGCAATTCATGTGGATGGTGAGGGAACATTACTAACCACATCAGAATGCTTGTTAAATGAAAATAGAAATTCACACTTAACTCAAGCTGAAATTGAAAACGTTTTAAAAGAATGTTTAGGCGTTTCAACATTTATTTGGTTGCCGCTTGGGGTATATAACGATGAAACAGATGGACATGTAGATAACATGTGCTGTTTTGTACGTCCTGGTGAGGTTGCTTTACATTGGACAGATGATGTTAATGATCCACAGTATCCGCGTTCTCTTGCTGCCTTAAAAGTATTAGAAAATAGTCGTGATGCTTTAGGGCGTCAGTTAAAAGTTTGGAAACTACCAGCCCCAGGCCCACTATATGCGAGTGAAGATGAAACGATTGATGTTGAAAAAGGAAATGCAATTGAACGAATCGAAGGTAATCGTCTAGCGGGTTCATATGTAAATTATCTCATTAGTAATAAACAGATTATTTTTCCATTACTAGATGAGCGTACAGACGATCAAGCAAAAGCAATATTGCAACAGATGTACCCAGACTATTTAATTACAGGTGTTGAAGCCCGTGAAATTTTATTAGGCGGGGGGAATATTCATTGTATTACCCAACAGATTCCAGCCTCTGTTGCTTAATATAATTAAGCTTATAAAGCGTTTAATCTAATAAAAAATGTAGGGTAAAAGCTATCTACGCGATATCTTTTACCCTTTATTACATCAGTCAACTTGTTAGATCTCATATTTCTGTGTCTCTAAATTTTTTTATCGTGTTGAAAAATATAATTTTATTATTTATTTGTGTGTGCATGCACATAAATAAATTGACATAGAGCTTTGCTATATTAATATGTGTGCACATGCATATATTTTGGTGGTTTATGAAACGTATAGTAATTTGTATTACAGGCGCCACTGGAGTCGTTTACGGTATTAGGCTTTTAGAAAAGTTAGCTGAATTAAATATCGAAACTCATTTAGTGATGAGTAAATGGGCAAAAGTAACAATAAAACAAGAAACAGATTATTCATTAAAAGATCTGCAAAAGTTGGCAACTTATATTTATTCAGATGCAGATCAGTCGGCTCCAATAGCGAGTGGATCTTACCGTTATGATGGGGTCGTAATAGCCCCTTGTAGTATGAAAACTTTAGCAGGAATTAGTAGTGGTTATGCTGAGAACTTAATTACAAGAACAGCAGATGTCGCTTTAAAAGAGCGTCGTAAGCTCGTACTTATGGTTCGTGAAACTCCGCTTAGTATCATTCATCTTGAAAATATGCTGACTGTTGCAAAGGCGGGAGCAATTATTTTTCCTGCAATGCCAGCTTTTTATCATCAGCCTTATACCTTAGACGATGTCATTAATCAGGGCGTGGGCAGAATATTAGATATGTTTGATATTGATGATCCTTCATTAAAACGTTGGGAAGGGTTAGATAAAAAACAAAATATTGAAAAAGGAATTGAATCATGAACTTACTTGAAGCAGCATTAGATTTTCGAAAATTTTTAGAAGAATTAGCCCTACGCAAAGATCTTGTTGAAATTCACCATGAAGTATCTGCACATTTAGAAGTTGCTGCTATTACTCGTCGAGTGTATGAAGAAAAGTTACCAGCTCCGTTATTTTGTAATATTCGTGAAGGAATGGCAGGAGCAAAGATTTTAGGTGCGCCAGCCGGCATGGTTGCAACACCCGGTAAAGAATACTCCCGTCTTGCTTTACACTTTGGCTTACCTTCGGATAGCACTCCTAAAGATATTGTTAATAAAATTCGTGCCGCAGTGAAAGCGGATCCTGTAGAGCCTGAATATTGTACGACTGGACCAGTTAAAGAAAATATTTGGTTGGGTGATGAGGTTGACCTAGCACAGTTTCCAGTTCCTTTATTGCATGAAAAAGATGGCGGAAGATATTTTGGGACCTATGGTTTTCATGTTGTCCAATCACCAGATGGAAAGTGGAACAGTTGGGGCATTGGACGCTTAATGTTAGTTGACCGAAACCGCTTAACGGGTCCTGCAATTTCAACTCAGCATATTGGAATCGTCCGTGAAATGTGGCGGCAACAAGGTAAGCCAACGCCGTGGGCAATGGTTTTAGGTGCACCACCGGCTGCGGTCGCTGTCGCTGGAATGCCTTTACCAGCTGGCGTAAGTGAGCCGGACTATATTGGTGCTTTGCTAGGTAAAAGCATTCCTTTAATTAAAACAGAGACCAATAATCTTTGGGTGCCTGCTCATGCAGAAATCATTTTAGAAGGAGAAATAAGCCTTACAGAAAAAGCATTAGAAGGGCCAATGGGGGAATATCATGGCTACCAGCATCATCAAGGAAATGAACAACCTATCTTTCATGTTAAAGCCGTTACTTTCCGTAATAATCCGATATTACCCATTTGCGTGGCTGGAACACCGCCTGAAGAAAATCATACAATTTGGGGGACAATGATTTCGGCACAACTGCTGGAAATTACTCAGAAGACAGGTTTACCAGTCGACTTCGTATGGTGCTCATATGAGGCAGCGACATGTTGGGCTGTAATTTCAATAGATACTGCTAAATTGGCTTTAATGGAAACAAACGCTACCGATTTTGTAGAACTTATTGCTAATGTGGTTTTTAATTCACATCCGGGATATTTAATTCCTAAATTAATACTTGTAAGTAATGATATTGATATTACCAATATTAATGAGGTAGTTTGGGCACTTGCTACTCGATCTCATCCTAAAAATGATCATTTTATTTTCCCTAATGTGAGAGAATTTCCGATGGTTCCTTATCTATCGGCGGAAGATAAAAAGAAGGGATGTGGCGGCAAAGCAGTAATTAATTGTCTTTTCCCTGAACAATTCAAGGGACAAATCAGAGCCGAGACAGCTTCTTTTAAATATTCATATCCTCAACATATCAAAGATAAAGTTGTAGAGCATTGGGAGAGTTATGGCTACTGACGCGAACGTTAAACAAAAAATGAGTCAAGGGCTTGGTTTACCCCAAGACTCATTATATTTAATGACAGAAATTGTGCGTTATCGTGAGAAACGTTTGAGTACGTTATTAAATCAGAAGGGTATTACTTTACATGAGTGGCGTGCTCTACGTATTTTGTACAGTTTTAAAGGCGATGTTCCGATGGGTGAGTTAATTGCCCATTCGCAAACGGATAGAACAGCGTTAGGGCGAACAATAAATCAGCTTGTTCAACGTGGTTGGGTCGAGCGTTTTCCCGCGCCTGATGATAAACGTGCTTTATATTTAAGAGTGACGTCACAATCTCAAGAGACATTTGAGCAAGTATGGAAAATGGTAACTGAATTTGATCAACAATTTCAGGCGAGTCTTAGTGAAAGTGACCACTTAATTTTTAAGAAAATTTTAAAAAATATGATGGTGAATATGGATATTTCTGAACAAGGTTCGCAACTGTAAAATCAAGTCATGAAAATGAGAGGAAAGTTAGTGTTTAATATTATCTATAGCCGTTTCCTTTACGGCTATAGAACGATTTTGTTTCACAATTAGTATAAATCTATAAATTAGTATAACTTACACTTAAGATTTTCCTTAAATATGTAATTAAATGAAAAACAATAATTAATTAAATATTTTCTAGCCAATTTCACATTGACACCTTAAATATTGCAGATTACCATTTGCGGGCTGGCCTACATTGCCAGTCGGTTTTGACGGACCGTGTAGTAAGACCGCATCAGAGCTATTCCTTCTGAGGAATACTTTTATGCGTAGACTTCTCGTCCCCTCTCGTAGCGGTAGGACGGGAGTGGGACACCTTCGGGTGTGCTGGAGTCTTACCCAGTCCGTCAACCTGCTTCCGTTCTGCCACCATAATCTATAATGTTTCGGCAGAACTCCCAATAGAAGGAGTTGGCTATGCACATTCATCATTTATTGGCAGACATTGCCAAGGTCTACAACGACACAACTTAAATCACTTTAAAGCAGCTCGATCGCCGTTAGGCTTTTCAGGCTTTAAATCATTACGTCTAAAACTTAGCAACAATAAAACTTGAGATGTGCCAAGCACAGTCTTTACGGCTTTGCTGTGCCTTTTTTTCTCCCAGAAAAGGCACAGGCTTTTTAATCTCTTTTAGAAACAACAAGAATTTATAACGGTAAAACTATGCAAAATTTAAAAACTTCTTCCAAAAAATTACAGGTTATTCATACTGCTATACGTTTATTTGTTACTTATGGTTTTCATACGACGGGTGTAGACCTAATTATTAAAGAAGCCGAAATAACCAAGGCGACTTTTTATAATTACTTTCACTCAAAAGAAAGGTTAATTGAAGTGTGCATCGCTTTTCAAAAAAGCCTGCTGAAAGAAGAAGTACTTGCCATTATTTACTCAAGTCGTTACCGCACTTCAAAGGACAAGCTCAAAGAAATTATAAACTTACATGTTAACTTTAATAGCCTGTATTACCTTTTGCTTAAAGCCATTTTTGAAATTAAGCAGATTTACCCGCAGGCCTACCGTATGGCAATTGAGTATAGAAAATGGCTGCTCCGAGAACTTTTTGATCTGGTTTTTAGTTTGGAAACTCATGCGCTAAAACCCGATGCCAACATGGTTTTAAACTTAATTGATGGTTTGATGTTTCAGATTTTAAGCTCCAACAGTTTGGATGATCGGGATATGGTAGTGGAGAGGTTTTTTTGGGGGAAATAAAATAAGTAATTCCATAATGGTAAATTATAGTTTATAAAGCTAATTTTAAAGTAAAGCTAAAAGTATCAAATCTTTATAACTATTTTTAATGGATAGAAAGCCAATAAGGTTATTTTATGAGAGAAATAAGAGAATTAAATAAATTATTAAAATGTTATAAAACATATAGTGTTGAAAGTTTGATTCATTCATTAAAATTTGATCAAAAACATATACTAGATAGTTTAGATGGGGAAGATATACTTTTTCCTCATCATATAGTGGGTATATCTATATCTTATGCCCAATTGGCATTCTTAAAAATTGAAAATAATAATTCAGATATAGAGGCTTTAAAAAATTTAAATCTTGCTTTGATGTATGCAGAGGTGGGAAGAGAATTACAATTAAAAGATTTTAAAATAAAACCTTTAGATAAAATGAATGTACATGATTTAAAGAAGTATTTTTCAGAATTTTCTGCATTACTTTTTTGGGCAATTTTGTTAAATAATAAAAACTTAGCAAAGAAATTAGCACGCCAAGTAGAGTTTTGCTTACAACAAAAATTTCTATCTGATTTTCCTTTAAGTTATGACTATTTTTCATTATGGGCTTATTACAAATGGATTAATGAAAAATTTACATTAGAATCAAAAATAGATGGAAAATTTAAAGATTTGATAAATAATTGGTCATGTGACTCAGTATTTTTAGAACCATTACTCATAGATATAGCAAATTTACACTGCGAAGAATTAATAGATAACGATTCACGTAAGTATCCTCCAAAATTTATTAACCCTCCGTTTACTTTATTGCCACTTGAAATTCATGTAATTAATAAATTACGTGCATTAGATAAATTAGATGAAATATATTTAAACCATCCTTTAATGAAAACCTATTCAGCACAAATTACAGAATTTGAAGTGATAGGTGATAATTTGCTTGAAACGATACAGATAGATTTTTTGTAGTTGAATAGACTAACGAAAGAATCCCAAAGATATACGCTTTGCTATTACACATTGCTTAAAAAATATACAGAAACCTCCCTAAAACAAGTTGGAACGCTACAAACGCGAATGATACTTTAAGTTTCACTCTTCCCAATAAGTGAGGTGAGCAATGAAATTGTTAGCTTTGGTTAGCATGGGAGTTGCAGCGAGTTATTGGTATAAAACTATAAAAAATAGCAAGCTAACTCTCAGAAAATCAAATTTTGATGAAATAGTAAAAAACTTTGTATTAGCAGACTTTAAAGTCTAATGCATTTAATAATGTTAATTAAATAAGAAGCTCATCGGAAGATGGGCTTTTTTATTGGAGTCGTATTTATTGCGTTTCGAGTTAGTCGGTATTTATAATTGCACCGAATTTTTAAATAAAAATGGCAAATGACAACTACAGTAAGACTTAATCACACATCATCTTCTGGAACTAGAGGAGATGGACGTGATCAGAAAGAAAAATTTATAGATTATTGTGAATATAAGTATTTTCTACCTGATAGTCAGAAATGGGGTGTTTCAGTGAAAACTGAATTAACTCAAGCAGAAATAATAGAAAAGCAAAAATGCAATGACGCTATCAATAATCCTTTCACATCAGAATACTATCTTTTGCTTTGTCTCATAATTATTACGATTATATTTTTCACTTTTTGGAATATGAAAGGTTATCTTTCTATAAAAAGGAGAGAGCAAGAGACAGGAATTAAAGCGAATATATCATTTGAAATGAAAATCACATGTTTAGCTTC
This genomic stretch from Acinetobacter pittii harbors:
- a CDS encoding aldehyde dehydrogenase family protein, encoding MNNYINGKWKSTTGKSQVVIINPRTEEVLDSYITASVEDVDAAVMAAHQALTSWSNTEPDERASWLNKIADVLESSREVLIELSHANNGKSRNQAKVDVDNSIKCYRYYADLVKKFAFSKITDCEDGVELTHHQSPVGVVALITPWNFPLITSAWKIAPALAAGCCIVFKPSELVPLPEVEFTKLLDQINFPAGVFNLILGDAVAAQHLVAHKDVQKVSFTGSTEIGIQVMQEAANSVKRVTLELGGKSPILIMADADLDDAVEKAVSGMFYNCGQMCSATSRLLVHESIAESFYEKLKKSVESIIIGQEQVDDFTIGPITTKKQFNKVHEYLEIAQQEQLNSLVDLTKISLPEQGFFIKPHVFVDVPTTSRLWREEIFGPVLCCRTFKNEEEAIALANDSEFGLAATIMTGSVLQGKQIAKRLRSGHIWINSFQMIQPGSLWGGFKKSGLGRELGESGIRSYLEENVITI
- a CDS encoding MarR family winged helix-turn-helix transcriptional regulator translates to MATDANVKQKMSQGLGLPQDSLYLMTEIVRYREKRLSTLLNQKGITLHEWRALRILYSFKGDVPMGELIAHSQTDRTALGRTINQLVQRGWVERFPAPDDKRALYLRVTSQSQETFEQVWKMVTEFDQQFQASLSESDHLIFKKILKNMMVNMDISEQGSQL
- the aguA gene encoding agmatine deiminase, with the protein product MEHTIKSPKQEGFVMPGEWAPQEAVWMIWPYRTDNWRANGRPAQQAFAQVAAAISQTTPVFMAVPKAEMTNAQQVMPENITLVEMESDDAWMRDTGPSIVKNNKGERIGIDWVFNAWGGEKGGLYFPWDQDQLIAKKVSKFHDIKTYSTPLILEGGAIHVDGEGTLLTTSECLLNENRNSHLTQAEIENVLKECLGVSTFIWLPLGVYNDETDGHVDNMCCFVRPGEVALHWTDDVNDPQYPRSLAALKVLENSRDALGRQLKVWKLPAPGPLYASEDETIDVEKGNAIERIEGNRLAGSYVNYLISNKQIIFPLLDERTDDQAKAILQQMYPDYLITGVEAREILLGGGNIHCITQQIPASVA
- a CDS encoding Zn-dependent hydrolase; the protein is MKKVNAERLWQMLMEMAKIGATDKGGNTRLALTDEDVAGRALLIEWAKKINLSCHYDEIGNLILRRSGRNETALPIVMGSHLDTQPKGGRFDGIYGVLAGMEVLQRLAEEQVTTYHPLELIVWMNEEGARFTPAMMGSAVFTGTLAKQVAYENKDKQDISVYSELVRTGQLGDLSLARPFQGYYEVHIEQGPVLETNQVAIGVVTGGQAILWLDIQTKGKAAHAGTTPMNVRKDTMVGVATMIATLEQLILEKFPEGLITFGELQVQNSSRNTIPAEINWTIDLRHPNDALLAEMETEVRKTLQLIASEKSLEISISQHWLSPATYFDEACVETVQTAVDKLGYSNQQIVSGAGHDAINLAKHCPTTMIFIPCIDGLSHNEAEDIYLQDAAQGADVLLNAILNYDAMQAQKNIKQHSLAV
- a CDS encoding UbiX family flavin prenyltransferase; amino-acid sequence: MKRIVICITGATGVVYGIRLLEKLAELNIETHLVMSKWAKVTIKQETDYSLKDLQKLATYIYSDADQSAPIASGSYRYDGVVIAPCSMKTLAGISSGYAENLITRTADVALKERRKLVLMVRETPLSIIHLENMLTVAKAGAIIFPAMPAFYHQPYTLDDVINQGVGRILDMFDIDDPSLKRWEGLDKKQNIEKGIES
- a CDS encoding APC family permease, with the protein product MEGEKNRKGLTLWQVVVIGVAYMAPATVFDTFGIISQVTQGRVPLAYVMALFAMLLTAFSYARFSKQSPKSGSAYTYTTETCGKTAGFFVGWCSLIDYLLIPLVNVLLASFYLHALMPDVSYTVWVIIMVSIITLINSFHINILANFSSILITATIAMMMIFIILVVTGIGNSQGYSNLLTMRPLLNGNTEYLTLLTGISLVCFSYLGFDAVSTLAHESQDPTKTIPKAIMLTTLLGGAIFITVSWFVQLSFPSLDQFKNPNEALPEIALYVGGALFQSILLTVQIMNAFASGLASHASASRLLYIMGRDGVFHKKIFGSINSKLGTPLYSIFFVGLISLLAIFVDLAMVVSLVSFGALIAFTMVNFSVFMKFYVILKQRNGFKNIFLNLLLPLASGVVLLGLWIHLEKSALVFGGIWLLSGGLLLLYRKIKKQPASLNIATQELGK
- a CDS encoding aminotransferase, giving the protein MNSKIAVNAEIQDIWQKDKDHVIHPWTDFTTFKDEGSLIMSKGENVYVYDAQGNKYLDGIGGLWCVNVGYGRKEIAEAVAEQIMQLPYFSPFGHQTTAPAARLAAKLAELAPGNLNHVFFGCGGSVANDTAVRLIHHYFHQIGKPSKKKLISRKDAYHGSTYISMTLTGIEADHIGFEIHNELVHHISCPNPYRKPASQSMEDFCNEKVQELEDTILKLGPDNVAAFFAEPIMGAGGVIVPPEGYHAKTLAVCKKYNVLYVSDEVVTAFGRLGHMFASEAVFGIVPDIITCAKGLSSGYLPLGATIISDEIYEAISKPHHNGGLLTHGFTYSGHPVSCVAALKNIEIIEKENICAHVQEMGVYFEEQLKTLSDLEIVGEVRGKKFMMCIENLRNKETKELFDGAVGVGKRIANHCQKLGLIVRPVGHMNVLSPPLILTKENVDFAVTTLRQAILNTIQELKAEGHL
- a CDS encoding UbiD family decarboxylase; the protein is MNLLEAALDFRKFLEELALRKDLVEIHHEVSAHLEVAAITRRVYEEKLPAPLFCNIREGMAGAKILGAPAGMVATPGKEYSRLALHFGLPSDSTPKDIVNKIRAAVKADPVEPEYCTTGPVKENIWLGDEVDLAQFPVPLLHEKDGGRYFGTYGFHVVQSPDGKWNSWGIGRLMLVDRNRLTGPAISTQHIGIVREMWRQQGKPTPWAMVLGAPPAAVAVAGMPLPAGVSEPDYIGALLGKSIPLIKTETNNLWVPAHAEIILEGEISLTEKALEGPMGEYHGYQHHQGNEQPIFHVKAVTFRNNPILPICVAGTPPEENHTIWGTMISAQLLEITQKTGLPVDFVWCSYEAATCWAVISIDTAKLALMETNATDFVELIANVVFNSHPGYLIPKLILVSNDIDITNINEVVWALATRSHPKNDHFIFPNVREFPMVPYLSAEDKKKGCGGKAVINCLFPEQFKGQIRAETASFKYSYPQHIKDKVVEHWESYGY